One segment of Eulemur rufifrons isolate Redbay chromosome 4, OSU_ERuf_1, whole genome shotgun sequence DNA contains the following:
- the WBP4 gene encoding WW domain-binding protein 4 has product MADYWKSQPKKFCDYCKCWIADNRPSVEFHERGKNHKENVAKRISEIKQKSLDKAKEEEKASKEFAAIEAAALKAYQEDLKRLGLESEISEPSVSPVTSTVPPTSTSNQQKEQKEKKKKKKDPSKGRWVEGITSEGYHYYYDLISGASQWEKPEGFEGNLKKTAVKTIWVEGLSEDGYTYYYNTETGESRWEKPDDFIPHTGDLPSSKVNEKSLDNLEESKSSDSHGDSDGEKEAEGGEVSAETKKTKIKFKEKKNSDEGTDPEIQKEKSIPKQNSLGSNEEKSKTLKKTNPYGEWQEIKQEVESHEEVDLELPSTENEYVSTSEADSGEPKVVFKEKTVTSLGVMAEGVAPVFKKRRIENGKSRNLRQRGDDQ; this is encoded by the exons aGTGTTGAATTTCATGAAAGAGGAAAGaatcataaggaaaatgtggCAAAAAGGATCAGTGAG ATTAAACAGAAAAGCCTGGATAaggcaaaggaagaagaaaaggcatCAAAGGAGTTTGCTGCAATAGAGGCAGCTGCCCTGAAAGCATACCAAGAGGATTTGAAAAGGCTTGGCTTAGAGTCAG AAATTTCAGAACCGAGCGTATCACCGGTAACCAGCACTGTTCCGCCCACCTCTACATCCAATcaacagaaagaacagaaagaaaagaagaagaaaaaaaaagatccttcAAAAGGCAGATGGGTAGAAGGCATAACCTCTGAGGGTTACCATTACTATTATGATCTTATCTCAGGAG cATCTCAGTGGGAGAAACCCGAAGGATttgaaggaaacttaaaaaaG ACAGCAGTGAAGACCATTTGGGTAGAAGGTTTAAGCGAAGATGGTTATACCTACTATTATAATACAGAAACAGGCG AATCTAGATGGGAGAAACCTGATGATTTCATTCCACACACTGGTGATCTGCCTTCTAGTAAAGTCAATGAAAAGTCACTTGACAACCTAGAAGAATCCAAATCATCAGATTCACATGGTGATTCCGATGGGGAAAAGGAAGCAGAAGGAGGAGAGGTCTctgcagaaacaaaaaaaacaaaaataaaatttaag gaaaaaaaaaatagtgatgaagGAACTGACCCagaaatacagaaagagaaaagtattCCAAAACAGAATTCGTTGGgttcaaatgaagaaaaatccaaaacccttaaaaaaacaaacccctaTGGAGAATGGCAAGAAATTAAACAAGAGGTTGAGTCTCA TGAGGAGGTAGATTTGGAACTTCCAAGTACTGAAAATGAGTATGTATCAACTTCGGAAGCTGATAGTGGGGAACCCAAAGtggtatttaaagaaaaaacagtcACTTCTCTTGGAGTTATGGCAGAGGGAGTGGCTCCAGTCTTCAAAAAGAGAAGaattgaaaatggaaaatctAGAAATTTAAGGCAACGAGGTGATGATCAATAA